The segment CCCGAAGCTTCGTCCGCCCGGCCCCCGGCGACGCCGACTGCCGGACCAGTACCGGGAGCGAAGAGTCCGCTTTCCGTACCTGAGGGCGCGTCCGGACTTGTGACGGCCGCCGTCCGGTTCCCCGCCGGCGGAACCGGGATCAGCGCCTACCTTGCCCGGCCTGAGGGGTCCGATGCGGGACCGGCGGTGCTCGTCTGCCACGAGAACCGCGGACTGACCCCGCACATCCAGGACGTGGCCCGCCGTTTTGCCAAGGCCGGGTACGTTGCCTTGGCCCCGGATCTTCTCAGCAGGGAAGGAGGCACATCAAACCTGGATGCCGACGCCGTCTCCGGAGCGCTGACACGGGCAGGAGCCGAGCGCCATGTCTCCGACTTCTCCGCGGGTTTCGACTATCTCCGATCACTCGATTTTGTTGACGGCGAACGGATCGCGATGAACGGCTTCTGCTTTGGCGGAGGCATCACCTGGCAGGCCGCGACCGAGATACCCAGGCTGAAAGCCACAGCGGCCTTCTATGGCCCCGCACCCGAGCTGGAGAAGGTTCCGTCCATCAAACCGGCCGTCTTTGGGGTCTATGCCGAACTCGACCAACGCATCACCGGCGCAATGCCGGCACTTCGGGATGCGCTCGCAGCCACCGAGGTCCGCCACAAGCTCACTGTCTATCCCGGCGTCGACCATGCCTTCCACAACGACACCAGCGAGCGGTACAACGAAACGCAGGCGACAGCCGCCTGGCAGGACATGCTGGCCTGGTTTGGCGAGTACGTCTGACCGGACACTATTGCGAAAGAATGTTCGCATGAGTGACGCCGCCGAGTTCATCGATGAGGCCTTGCGCCGTGAAAGCTCTTGGATCCGTGCAGAGCAGGCGCAGGCACGGCTGGGAAACAGGCTCAAGCAGTACGGATCCTCGATCGGGGCTATCCGTGGAACGGTTCGCGACGCCCTCCGCCGCCACCCGGGACTCGCGCACGACGAGGTCACTGCCTTGAGCTCGGAATTGTGGGAGGTTCCCGTTTTCGAACGCCGGCTCGCGGCAATCGTCCTTCTGCAGTCCAAGGTCCATCTGCTGACGAATACCGATCTGACGCGGCTCGAGGGTTTTGTCCGTGAAGGAAGGCTGCGCGAACTGGTCGATCCGCTAGCGGTTGACGTGATCGGACCTTTGATTGCCGGGCTGGAAGGGCAGGCCAAGACGCGGGCTGGAAGCGTGATGGATCGGTGGGCCCGGGAGGGAGACGAGTGGCTGTGCCGCGCCGCCCTGATGGCGCCGCTGAGGGCGCTCCGGGCCGGGGGAGGCGACTGGGAAGCGTTTGTAGGCCACGCCACGGCGGGGCTGGACGCCGCTCGGGAAATGGGCGCGGAGGGGGAGGTGGTCAGAGAAGCGGTATCCACCGTTCTGAACGAGGTTGCCAAGCGACGGCCTGAGCTGCAATTCCCATCGTCAGCCGCTTGATCTTGTTACCCCAAGGCCTGGGCCACCGTCTTGACCGAAGTCGTTCTGTTAGCGGTCCGCGCAGCCAGCCAAGTGACGAAAGTGTCAAAGAGCGTCGGGCTGATGGTCAGCGTCGGATCAGTTCCGACCGCGATGTGGTGGAAAGTCAGCTCGAGCCATCCGCCAGTGCTTTCGGCATTGGTGACCAGATCCTCCAGATTCTGCAGGGTCCAAGTGCTGTCTACTTCATCCGGCGCCTTGGTGACCAGCGGGTTTTCCGGAGGAAGGGTCTCTGCGAACGGGCAGTCCGCGCAGCTCGCGGGGGAGCGGATATCTCCCAGGCCCCGTCCGCTCGCAAATCCGCAGTTCTTGACCTCAGCCTGGACAGCGGCGTTTTCTGCTGCAAAGGGATAGGCAAAGTCGCTCACCTGGAATCCCCAGCTTTCAAGCGTCGATTTGCCGTTGCAGATTTCCGCGCTGGCGGCCGAAGGGGTGAGGGTGGTCAGATCCGGGTGGGTAACGGTATGGCCGCCAATCTCGTTTCCGTCGCCGGCGATGGTCTGCAGATTTGCCTGGGTCAGGTAACCCGGCGATCCGATCCAGCTGGTGGTGATGAAGAAGGTTCCCACCAGCCCGTGGGCCTTGAGTACCTGTTCGGCAGCGAGTTGATTGTCGTTGCCGTCATCGAACGTCAGGCTCACGACAGTCGGGGGTGCGGCATGGGCCGGAACGGCGATTCCGCCGAGGGCGCCCGCGGCGAGCAACAAGACGCCCAAGATGGACGTCAGCCGCTTGTTCTTTTTTGGGTTGCGCATGGCTCCTCCAAGAGACGAGGGCCCCCAGACGCGTATGAATGTAGGCTACGCCTTGAATCGCGCGGGTTGAACCCAGAAGACGGGCAACGGCCGAATTCACAGCTTGCGTTCAGGTTCTACGGCAGGGGCACGTCCCGTGGCCGCGACGTTTGCCGGGAAGCGAGCAGCGCCTTGTTCGCTGCGGAAATGGCCCGTGAACGTCCCGTGCTGACTTCCTTGGAGACACTGGCAAGCAGCTCGGGGTACCAATCCGGCATGGAGGTGCGCGCGGAGGGAGTCGCGAACGACGCCGCTGCTGCTGCTGCTGCCGTCGTGGTCTGTTCCGGTTTCAGTTCTTGACTTTGCACTGGCTTCCCTCTTCTAAGGCGAGTAAGTACGGCGACCATTTCGTCAAACGTAGGGGAGGGGGCTGACACTTTAGGAGCTGCGACGTGCCACCGCACGGCCAGTTGGATCGGCCGCCTGCAGCCTGTTCCCACGACGGCCCAACACTCGTAATGTGAATGCTGGGAGGTGGTTCCTGTGGAAGCAGCCCAGGGAGATCGGATCATCATTCATGGCAGAACGGTCGGGGCGTCCGACCGGCACGGCGAGATCATCGAAGTCCGCGGTGCAAATGGTGCGCCGCCGTACTTCGTGCGTTTTGACGATGGTCACGAGACCATCCTGTATCCGGGTGGTGATTTCACGATCGATCGCGCAGGCGGGAGTTCGTAGCCCCAGGGCTGGCCGTCTTGCGCGTTGAGCTAAGGTAAGACTTAGCTGCGGAGACGACCGGGGAGGGCACGCGTGGACCACATCCTGGACCTGCCCTTTGAGGTGGCGCTCGTGGCTCTTTTCGCTGTGGTGATGGTCCGGGTCAACGCGACGTACTGGATCGGCCGCGGCGCAGCGGCCGGAATGGAACGCACGCGATTCGCACGTGCCTTGCATTGCCCCAAGGCAAGCAAAGCGCAGGCCATGATTCAGCGCTTTGGCCCCTACGCCGTCGTGCTGACCTTCCTTACTATCGGACTCCAAACCGCCGTCAACCTGGCTGCGGGGGCTGGAAGAATGCCACTCAGCCGGTATCTCCCTGCGGCAATAGTAGGCTCCGGCATCTGGGCCTTCGTCTACGCGACCATCGGACTGGCGGCGATAGATGCGTGGCTTGCGGTCATGGCGGCCTCCCCTTTGGCCGCCATTCTCCTGGTCCTCTCATTTGCCGGACTTGCCGTCTGCCTGGTCATGCGGCGTCGACGTCGGACGGCTGTGGCGCCAGAAGATACAGTGGTCTGAGTTCCATTACCGGACCGGCGAAAGGGCAGGCGTTGAGTATTGAGCTTCCGGACCTTGCGGAAGGCGACTTCTACTACGAATCGCTCGGAAATGGGCGGTTCCGCTCGACCATCCACGCCCAGGGCGCATGGAATCCGCACGAGCAGCACATGGCGCCCGCATCGGGCATCATGGCCGATGCCCTGCTCCGCCATGAGCCGCGCGACGACGTCCGGATGGCCCGCCTCAGCTACGAAATCCTGGGCTTGATCCCGGGCGGCGAATTCGAAATCACCACAGCTACGGTCCGCCCCGGCAGGACGATTGAACTGATCCAGGCGGAACTCTCAGCGGCAGGACGCGTGGCTATCCGGGCCACCGCCTGGCGCATGGCTACCAGCGACACGAGTGCCGTCGCCGCCATAGAAGACGTTGCCATGCCGGCCCCGGACGAATGCAAGCCGTGGGACGGTGCGGGCGTGTGGCCGGGTGGCTATATCCGGTCCTTGGAAATGCGGATAGCAGAAGGGCACCGGGCAGGCTCGGGCAAAGTCTGGATCCGCACGGAGCATCCCCTCACCGACGCGGCGGACAGCCGCGATCTCGCGAGGCTCGTTGGACTGGTGGACACAGCCAACGGTATTGCCGCCCGTGTTTCGCCCGGCAAGAACAGCTACATCTTCCCCAACCTTGACCTGCAGGTCCACATGTACCGTGAACCTGCGGGCGAATGGCTGGGCCTGGACAATATGGTCTCCTTCGGCAATGACGGCATCGGCCTGACGTCCACCGTGCTTCACGACATCAGCGGCCCGTTCGGCCGCGCCGAGCAGATCCTCACGCTGAGGAAGAGCTGATGGTTGAGGACCTCGCCCGAACACAGCGCACGCTGACGGTGGTGCGCCAGGAAGAATCGCTCGGCGTCGCCGATGACCTGGACTTCGGGATCGAGCTCCTCAACCGTGCCCGCAGGGGGCTGCTGGCGCCAACGCTGCGGTTGTACCGGCCCCGCCCTACCGTGGCGTTCGGGCAACGCGATGCCAAGCTGCCGGGATTCCAGGCCGCATCCGAGGCCTGCCGGGACCTGGGTTTCGAACCACTGATCCGCAAGGCGGGGGGCCGGGCAGCGGCCTACCATCGGGGCACCCTGGTGATCGACCATGTGGAGCCACACAGCGACGCGATTTCCGGGGCGAAAGCCCGTTTCTCCTTCTTTGGCGAGCTCCTCGCAGGCGCGCTCCGCCGCGTCGGCGTCCAGGCGGCCGTCGGGGAGATCCCCGGGGAGTACTGCCCCGGTGAGTTCAGCGTCCACGGCCTTGA is part of the Arthrobacter ramosus genome and harbors:
- a CDS encoding dienelactone hydrolase family protein encodes the protein MIQLGKFEKYLVEEFFDDYRSGDMSQRAFIRRLAFITGSMAAASSTMLQLGCAPDDVPRSTDPMPSPEASSARPPATPTAGPVPGAKSPLSVPEGASGLVTAAVRFPAGGTGISAYLARPEGSDAGPAVLVCHENRGLTPHIQDVARRFAKAGYVALAPDLLSREGGTSNLDADAVSGALTRAGAERHVSDFSAGFDYLRSLDFVDGERIAMNGFCFGGGITWQAATEIPRLKATAAFYGPAPELEKVPSIKPAVFGVYAELDQRITGAMPALRDALAATEVRHKLTVYPGVDHAFHNDTSERYNETQATAAWQDMLAWFGEYV
- a CDS encoding DNA alkylation repair protein, which gives rise to MSDAAEFIDEALRRESSWIRAEQAQARLGNRLKQYGSSIGAIRGTVRDALRRHPGLAHDEVTALSSELWEVPVFERRLAAIVLLQSKVHLLTNTDLTRLEGFVREGRLRELVDPLAVDVIGPLIAGLEGQAKTRAGSVMDRWAREGDEWLCRAALMAPLRALRAGGGDWEAFVGHATAGLDAAREMGAEGEVVREAVSTVLNEVAKRRPELQFPSSAA
- a CDS encoding polysaccharide deacetylase family protein — its product is MRNPKKNKRLTSILGVLLLAAGALGGIAVPAHAAPPTVVSLTFDDGNDNQLAAEQVLKAHGLVGTFFITTSWIGSPGYLTQANLQTIAGDGNEIGGHTVTHPDLTTLTPSAASAEICNGKSTLESWGFQVSDFAYPFAAENAAVQAEVKNCGFASGRGLGDIRSPASCADCPFAETLPPENPLVTKAPDEVDSTWTLQNLEDLVTNAESTGGWLELTFHHIAVGTDPTLTISPTLFDTFVTWLAARTANRTTSVKTVAQALG
- a CDS encoding DUF1918 domain-containing protein, which produces MEAAQGDRIIIHGRTVGASDRHGEIIEVRGANGAPPYFVRFDDGHETILYPGGDFTIDRAGGSS
- a CDS encoding DedA family protein, which produces MDHILDLPFEVALVALFAVVMVRVNATYWIGRGAAAGMERTRFARALHCPKASKAQAMIQRFGPYAVVLTFLTIGLQTAVNLAAGAGRMPLSRYLPAAIVGSGIWAFVYATIGLAAIDAWLAVMAASPLAAILLVLSFAGLAVCLVMRRRRRTAVAPEDTVV
- a CDS encoding thioesterase family protein, with translation MSIELPDLAEGDFYYESLGNGRFRSTIHAQGAWNPHEQHMAPASGIMADALLRHEPRDDVRMARLSYEILGLIPGGEFEITTATVRPGRTIELIQAELSAAGRVAIRATAWRMATSDTSAVAAIEDVAMPAPDECKPWDGAGVWPGGYIRSLEMRIAEGHRAGSGKVWIRTEHPLTDAADSRDLARLVGLVDTANGIAARVSPGKNSYIFPNLDLQVHMYREPAGEWLGLDNMVSFGNDGIGLTSTVLHDISGPFGRAEQILTLRKS
- a CDS encoding lipoate--protein ligase family protein, coding for MVEDLARTQRTLTVVRQEESLGVADDLDFGIELLNRARRGLLAPTLRLYRPRPTVAFGQRDAKLPGFQAASEACRDLGFEPLIRKAGGRAAAYHRGTLVIDHVEPHSDAISGAKARFSFFGELLAGALRRVGVQAAVGEIPGEYCPGEFSVHGLDPDFPTHQLKLVGTAQRVVSGGWLFSSVIVVENSAPIREVLTASYGALGLEWDPATAGAANDLLPQLDVPTVEDAVVAAYAEYAELIDGDFQGLLPVTSTRTPL